From one Eucalyptus grandis isolate ANBG69807.140 chromosome 9, ASM1654582v1, whole genome shotgun sequence genomic stretch:
- the LOC120288116 gene encoding acetyltransferase At1g77540-like: MVWNQPQQRFETEEKKAYLRYALRDGGRVMDIVHTFVPPSKRGPGLGLPPLRLRIPTRQDQLHVRRPYLLLRLVI, encoded by the exons ATGGTGTGGAACCAGCCCCAGCAGAGGTTCGAGACGGAGGAAAAGAAGGCCTACCTCCGGTACGCGCTCCGCGACGGGGGCAGGGTGATGGACATCGTCCACACCTTCGTCCCGCCCTCGAAGCGGGGGCCTGGGCTTGGCCTCCCACCTCTGCGTCTCCGCATTCCGACGCGCCAAGACCAACTCCATGTCCGTCGTCCCTACCTGCTCTTACGTCTCG TGATTTGA